CAGCTGCCGGCGCGCCAGCGCTTCGGCAAGCTCGGGCGGACGCCGGCCGGACTCGCCGCGGTCGGCGGAAAGCCCTGAGCATGGTTCTCAAATTCCTCGATTTGCAGAAGCAATACGAAGAGATCAAGCCGGAGATCGACAAGGCCATCGCGGACGTCGTCCGCGATGCCGCGTTCATCTCCGGTCCCTATGCGGCCCGCTTCGAGGCCGCGTTCGCTGCTTTCCAGGGGGCGGAATTCTGCATCGGATGCGGCAACGGCACGGATGCCATCGAAATCGCGATCGAGGCGCTGGCGCTTCCGCCCGGCTCGGAGATCATCGTTCAGGCCAACAGCTTCATCGCGACCTCGGAAGCCGTGACGCGCGCGGGTCATCGCGTCGTGTTCTGCGACTGCGATCCTGACGATTATACGATCTCGCTCGAGAGCCTGCGCGCCAAGGTGACGGAGCGCACGAAGGCGGCGATCGTCGTGCATATCTACGGTCAACCCTGCCGCATGGATGCCGTCCTGGCCGTGGCGCGGGAGTTCGGCCTGAAGGTGATCGAGGACTGTGCCCAGGCGCATGGCGCCGACGTCATGGGACAGCCGGTCGGTGCGATCGGCGATGTGGGGACATTCAGCTTCTATCCGGGCAAGAATCTCGGCGCCTATGGCGATGCCGGCGCGATGACCACCAACGATCCGGCACTCGCAAAACGCATGCGGATGATCGCCAATCACGGCCGGATCGCCAAATACGATCATGAATTCGAAGGGCGCAATTCGCGCCTGGACGGTCTGCAGGCTGCGATTCTTTCCGCCAAGCTCAAGCATTTGCCCGCATGGATCGCCCGCCGCGAGGCGGTCGCGGCCCAGTATCGCGCCGGGCTCGCCGATCTCGGGGACCTGGTCCTGCCGGCCCACCGCAATTGGGGCCGTCATGTCTATCATTTGTTCGTTGTGCGGACGAAGCGCCGCGACGCGCTCAAGGAATTCCTGGCCGAACGCGGCGTCGAAACGGGAATCCACTATCCTATCGCGTTGCCCAAACTTGCGGCTTATGCATATCTGGGTCAGCAGAACGAGGCTCTGGTCGCCAACCGGCTGGACGGCGAGGTGCTGAGCCTGCCCATCGGCGATCACATGTCTGTCGAGGATGCCAAGGATGTCGTTGCCGCCGTCAAGGACTTTTTCGATGCGCCGTCGCGGTCCTGAGCCGCGTTGCGGTTGGGAGCAGCCGTGAGCGACGTCGACAAGAGCCTGTTGCAACCCGTCTACGACTTCGCGCGCATCCTGTCGGGGCTGGTGAGCGCCGCGGTGCGCCGCTGGCCCATCGTGCTGTTCACCATCGTCCTGGCGCTGCTGGGCGCGATCGCCGTGGGACGCTTCAGCAAGCCGCAATATGCCAGCGAAATGTTGGTGATGGCGGCTCCGGCGCAGCAATTCGGCTCGCCGAATCCGCTCGGCGCGCTGACATCGGCCCGTTCGTCGTTCGCGGCGCTGGGGCTCGGCAGTTTCGGCGGCTCGTCGCAGTTCAAGTCTTTCGTCCAGCTCGTGCAGTCGCCCGCGGTTGCCGAGACCCTGATGGGCAAGCCTGACGACATGCTCTGGCTGATGGGGCCGAGCGTCGACGTGCGAACGGGCCTTTACAAGACGGGCGCAGGCCCGCTGCGGCGGACCCTCTACGGACTGTTCAATCTGTCGCCACCCGTGCGGGCGAGCGTCCAGGACGTCCAGGTCGCACTCAATCACACCGTCGTCATCTCGCTCAGCACCGACAATCCCGATATCGCGACGATAAGCTGTACCTCGACCTATGCCGAAGCCTGTCCCAAGCTGCTTTTGGACGTCCACGCCGCGACCGAGGCGCATCTCAGCGCCATCACCGCATCGGATGCGCGCCGTCTCGCGAACTACATCATCAAGGTCTTGCCGACGGTCCAGGAACAGGTCGTTCGCGACTCTCTGGTGGACTTGCTTGCGAGCGCGACCAAGCAGATTGCGATGAGCGACCTCCACCAATCGGTGGGCGCCGTGATCATCAGCCCGCCCTTTCCGCCGGGCCGCCCGGCCTTTCCGCGGCCCGGCCTGCTGTTGGCGATCGGGGTCGCCGCCGGCTTGTTCCTCGGCACCATGCTCGCCTGGATCCTGCCCGTGATGCGCTTCGAGGGTCGCGTGAGCCAGACCGTGCGCTCGCTGAGGACGCGCTTTGCGGGCCTGTTTGCGTGAAGGCGCTTCTGATCGTCTTGGCCGTTGCGTATTTCGCATACAGCGCTTTCAACATCTGGCGCCGCCCCGGAGTCTTCGCCGGTCTGCTGTTTTGCGGCTTCGGCGTCGGCGCGATACTGGGTCCGCTGGGCACGGCCATTTCGATCGTCGCGGTGCTCGCCTGTGCCGCGATGTTCGTCCTCAAGCCGCCCAGCGGGGTCAGTTTGGCACCCAGCGAAGTCGCTCTGGTTCTCTGGTTCGCCCAGACCACGCTCTTTGGCCTGTGGTCGCCGCAGATGGACCTGACGACGTTCTATTTGCTGAGTCTCTATGGTTTGGGGTTGTCGTCCTATCTCTTCGCCAGGACGTTCGCGACCACTCCGAATTTCGTGCCGCAGGCCTATTGGAGTACGGCGTTCGGGATGGCGATTTGTTACATGTCCCTGGTGACGAGTGCGAAAACCATCGGGCGTTTGGGCATGACGTCGGGATCGACCGGAGATGCGCTCAATTCGGTGGGCCTTTCGACCCTCCCGGAAGCGGGCATGATTTTGAGCTTTGCGATCCTGCTGTTCGACAGGGAAATGCGCATGCCGCTCAAGGTCGTTGTTCTTCTCGTGATGGCGTTCGTCATGGTGCCCTTCATGATCAGCACCGGCACGCGCGGCGTCATGGTATCGGTGGCTCTCGTGCTCGGGATCTACCTGGTGATGTATGCCTATCAAAACGGCCTGCGCTCGATCAGTCGTGCGATCGCGATTGCGGCGGTCGGCATACCTGCCGGTGTCGTTCTCTTTATCGCGGCGGCACCGACCAGGCTGAAGCTGACCATGGCGGGCGGTCTCTACCGCATCATGGGACCGCATCAGGCCGGCGCGTCGTCCGTCAAGGAACGCTGGGACATATTCGATCAGGCGATCGGACTGATCAAGGAATCCCCTTTTCTCGGCTATGGACCGGGCTCTTACTCCTACATGAACGATGGGATCGACGCCGGCAGCAACTATCCCCACAACCTCGAGCTTGAACTTCTGATGACGGGCGGGCTCGTCGGCTTGACCCTGTTCGCCTGGTTCGTCCTGCCCCTGGTCTGGCATCTGATCGTCGATGCGTTCCGGAAGCCCATTTCGCTTGAGGCGGCGGCGATCCTCGGCCTTCTCGTAAGCCAGTTGTTCCGTCTCCAGCTCAGCTTCGCGCTGGCGAGCGCGAAGCTGTTTTTTTTCGCGCTCGGCGCTGCGGCGGCGCTTTGGGCTGCCCGTCGGGCGGCGCAGCGGCCCGACATATCGGCGGCGCCCGCCGCACTGGCGCCTCCCGAGGTCATGCCGCACCCCGGCTCGTGAGCGCACCCCTGCTCGTCTGGATGGTTGCGCTCCGCCCTTATGCCTTGCCGGGCGTGCTCTGCCGTGAGATCGCCGCGCGAAATACCGCCAGATAGGCCTGGGCGATCTTGCTGGCGTCGAACAAGGCCTCCGCGCTATGCCTCGCGGCGTCCCGGAATGCCGGGCCGGAGCGGCTGGCCTCGATGCAGGCGCCGATCGCCCGGGCAAGATCGGCGGCATCGAACGGCTCCGCCAGGAAGCCGGTCACGCCCTCGCGCACCATGTCCGGGACGCCGCCGATGCGGAAGGCGCAGACCGGCGTGCCGCAGCTCAACGACTCGGCGATCGTATTGGGCAGGTTGTCCTGCGACGACGGCAGGACGAAGACGTCTGCGGCGCGGTAGGCGTCGGCGATATCGGCCTCCGAATGGAGAAGGCCGAGGAGGTGCACAGGCATGTCCAGCCCGACAAGCGGCCGTGCCTCTTCTCCGGAACCGAATATGACC
The nucleotide sequence above comes from Rhizomicrobium sp.. Encoded proteins:
- a CDS encoding DegT/DnrJ/EryC1/StrS family aminotransferase — protein: MVLKFLDLQKQYEEIKPEIDKAIADVVRDAAFISGPYAARFEAAFAAFQGAEFCIGCGNGTDAIEIAIEALALPPGSEIIVQANSFIATSEAVTRAGHRVVFCDCDPDDYTISLESLRAKVTERTKAAIVVHIYGQPCRMDAVLAVAREFGLKVIEDCAQAHGADVMGQPVGAIGDVGTFSFYPGKNLGAYGDAGAMTTNDPALAKRMRMIANHGRIAKYDHEFEGRNSRLDGLQAAILSAKLKHLPAWIARREAVAAQYRAGLADLGDLVLPAHRNWGRHVYHLFVVRTKRRDALKEFLAERGVETGIHYPIALPKLAAYAYLGQQNEALVANRLDGEVLSLPIGDHMSVEDAKDVVAAVKDFFDAPSRS
- a CDS encoding Wzz/FepE/Etk N-terminal domain-containing protein, with product MSDVDKSLLQPVYDFARILSGLVSAAVRRWPIVLFTIVLALLGAIAVGRFSKPQYASEMLVMAAPAQQFGSPNPLGALTSARSSFAALGLGSFGGSSQFKSFVQLVQSPAVAETLMGKPDDMLWLMGPSVDVRTGLYKTGAGPLRRTLYGLFNLSPPVRASVQDVQVALNHTVVISLSTDNPDIATISCTSTYAEACPKLLLDVHAATEAHLSAITASDARRLANYIIKVLPTVQEQVVRDSLVDLLASATKQIAMSDLHQSVGAVIISPPFPPGRPAFPRPGLLLAIGVAAGLFLGTMLAWILPVMRFEGRVSQTVRSLRTRFAGLFA
- a CDS encoding O-antigen ligase family protein; amino-acid sequence: MKALLIVLAVAYFAYSAFNIWRRPGVFAGLLFCGFGVGAILGPLGTAISIVAVLACAAMFVLKPPSGVSLAPSEVALVLWFAQTTLFGLWSPQMDLTTFYLLSLYGLGLSSYLFARTFATTPNFVPQAYWSTAFGMAICYMSLVTSAKTIGRLGMTSGSTGDALNSVGLSTLPEAGMILSFAILLFDREMRMPLKVVVLLVMAFVMVPFMISTGTRGVMVSVALVLGIYLVMYAYQNGLRSISRAIAIAAVGIPAGVVLFIAAAPTRLKLTMAGGLYRIMGPHQAGASSVKERWDIFDQAIGLIKESPFLGYGPGSYSYMNDGIDAGSNYPHNLELELLMTGGLVGLTLFAWFVLPLVWHLIVDAFRKPISLEAAAILGLLVSQLFRLQLSFALASAKLFFFALGAAAALWAARRAAQRPDISAAPAALAPPEVMPHPGS